ATGTCGGTGCACTGCTCGGTGGTCAGGGTAAAGGGCTTTTCCGTGATGACGTGCTTGCCTGCCTTCAGGGCCTGCATGGCCAGCTCGTAATGGATGTTGTGAGGGGTGATCACCACCACCACGTCGCAGGCGTCGTCGGCCAGCATGTCCGTGGCGTTGGAGTAGGTCTTGATGCCCGGAAAGTCCTCTGCGCCCGCCTTGGTCCTCTCGGGGTCGATGTCGCAGATGGCCGTGGGGGTCATGCCGCCCGCTTCCCTGGCCTGGTTGAGGTGGGTCCGGCCCATCATGAAGGAAGCGCCGTAACCGATAACGCCTATGCGGATGTCCGCTCTTTGTTTGAAGTTCATGATCTTCTCCGATGTGAATAGTACTTATAATGATTATACCACAAAAGACCCGTGATATATGCTCTGCCGGGAAAAAAGACGCTATCTTTCTACGCTTTCGCCGGTGATATTGTCCTTGATGATGTGCTTGCCGTTCTTGTCATAGACTATGGCTCTCTCGGTGAAGTGCCTGAATATGTTGTCCTTGATGATCCACTCCTTGCAGGTGTCGGACAAAAAGAGGGAGTTGCGGGAGGCCGTGGTCATATGGTTCCAGCTGAAGATCTGGTTGCCCGTAAAGGTGGTGTTGTTGGCATTCATGGCCTCCACCTGATTGTAGGCCCCGTAATTGTTCTTGGAATTGGTGTGTATGGTGTTGCCTATGATGATGTTGTAGCTCGCCTCGCCTCCGCTGTCTCCTATCTGGAGCCCGCAGGCGGCGGATTCTTCGAAGCGGTTGTTTTCGATGCGGTTGTAGTTGGAGCCGGCTCCGGCTATGAGGCCCTTGACGTTGTCCCAGTGATAGTTCATGGAATAGGTGCCGGCGCTGCAGCCGTCCAGAAAACACCCCGAAAGAGGCAGGACGCCGGGGGAGGCGCCGAATTGATTCTGCACTATGTGAAAGTCGTTGGAGGCCTTCATATAGAGCTGGTGGCTCTTGTTGTTCTGGAACAGGCAGCCGGATATCACGTTGGAGGACTGGGGCTTGGAGGGGCTCCCCTCAAATCTGACGCCGCTCTGGGCAAAGCCCATGATGCGGCAGTCCCTGATGGTCACGGAGCCGCAGTGGTCGCCTTTGCCGTCCGGCACGAACACTATGCCCGAGCTCACCTCAGCCGCCGGGTCTCCCTCCAGGGTCAGGTCCCTGATGGTATCGTGCCAGCAGTTGCCCTCGAACTGCATCAGGTCGCCGGGCCCTTCCTTCCTGATCACGGTGGAGGCTCCCGCCCCCTCTATGGTGAGAAAGCAGGTCCCCCGGAAATACAGCGTGTCGGCGACCCTGTATTCTCCGGGCCCGAGCCGTATCCGGCCTCCTGTCCAGGGCATTTCCTTTACGGCCTCCGCCAGCTCCGCGGCGTTGGACACGGTGAACTCCCTGGGCTCCGGCCGCTTTTCCTGGGCAAAGCATACGCCGGTCAGCAGGACGACAAATATGAGGATGGCGATTTTCATACTATGATACCCCTGTAGTTTCTTAATCACATTATAGCATATCGGCTTTCGGCTGTCAAAGTTTGACAAAGCCGCCGGCGTATTCTATAATACTTATGAGACAGCAAAAGAGAGGCGTATGAAAGACATCAAGGGAAAAGCCAAATCCGGCTTTTTATACAAGTTTGCGGAAAGAGCGGGAGCTCAGGGCACCAGTTTCGTCATATCCATGATCCTGGCCCGCCTGCTGCTGCCCGAAGAATACGGTATAGTGGCCATGGTGCTGGTCTTCATCAGCATCTGCGACGTGTTTGTGGCCAGCGGCTTCGGCAAGTCGCTGATCGCCAACAAGAATTCGGACTATCTGGACTTCAGCACCTGCCTGTGGTTCAGCCTGGGGCTCAGCGTGGTCATATACACCCTCGTCTGGTTTTCCGCGCCCCTTATCGCCGCCTTTTATCATGAGAGCATGCTGGTGCCCGTGGTCAGGGTCATGGCTCTCAGACTGCCCGTGACCAGCCTGGCCTGCGTGCAGGAATCCTATACCTCCAAGAACATGTTGTTCCGCAAGTTCTTCTTTTCCACCCTTACGGGCACCCTTGCCTCCGGCGTCATATCCATCACCATGGCCTATATGGGCTGCGGCATATGGGCTCTCGTGGCCCAGAATATCTCCAGAGAGGTGATCAACGCTCTGGTGCTGTGGATCATAGTGGGCTGGAGGCCCCGGGCCGTGTTTTCCTTCGCGAGGCTGAAAAAGATATACGACTTCGGCTGGAAGATACTGGTCATAGGCCTCATAGACACCATCCACAGCCAGCTGCGGAACCTGATCATAGGCAAGCGCTACACCGCCGAGGACCTGGCCTTTTACAGCAAGGGGCATCAGTTCCCCCACACGGGCATCATGTTCATAGAGCCCACCATCAGCGGCGTGCTGTTTCCCGCCCTGTCCCAGGTGCAGGACGACAAGGACCAGATGAGGGATATCACCCGGCGCATCACCCGGGTGTCCAGCTACGTGGTCTTTCCCGTGATGCTGGGCCTGGCTGCCATGGCGGAGCCCCTTATCCGGGTGATACTCACGGACAAGTGGCTGGAAAGCGCCGTGTATCTGCAGATCACCTGTCTGGCCCTTCTGTTCCGCCCCCTGCAGTTCGTCAACAACAGCGTCATCATGGCCAGCGGCAACAGCGCTCTCCTTCTGAAGCTGGACATCCTGAAAAAGGCGGTCAGCATCCTGCTGCTGGGCGTCAGTATGTTTTTCGGCGTCATCTGGGTGGCCTGGAGCCTGGTGGGGGCGAACCTCTTCGCCGCCCTGGTCAACATAGCCCCCAACAGAAAGATACTGGCCTACGGCTACATAGACCAGTTCGGAGACGTGTGCCGGAGCCTCTTTATGGCCCTTGTGATGGGCGGCTGCATGAGGCTGATACTCTTTGCCGGCCTTGCCGGCTGGCAGACCCTGCTGCTGCAGGCCTTCTGCGGGGTGGGGATCTATATGCTGCTTACCCGGCTTTTCCGGGAAGACAGCCTCGCCTATATCATCAAGACTCTGGGCGACCTGGCCCGGGGCAAACGGACCGGCAGGGAAAAGGGAGAAGAAATATGAGCTTTGACACCAAAGACGCGGCAGCCCTCTACAGAGAGGCGCGCAGCCTCTCGGAGAGGCTCGGGCAGGTCAGGCAGGAGGAAGCAAAGGCCCGGCAGGCCATAGTTTCCGCCGCGGAAAAAGCCATCAAGCCCGAGATAGAACAGGGTCTGAGGGATACCCCGGTGACGGCCCTGCAGGATGAGGTGGTCGGCTGGAAGCCGGAGCTGCTCCCCGACAGATACACCAATTATCAGGAGCTGAAGCGGGACATGGCAGGCTCACTGAAGATGTATCTGAAGCCGGAGCCCCTGGCTGCCGTGAAAAAAGCGGTGGAGGACAAGGAGCGGGAGCTGCGGGGACGGGCTGTCCCCCGGATAGACGCGGAGAAAAAGGACCCGATGTCGGCGCTGCTGATGATGGCGGCTGTGAACTACTACAACGACCGGGCGCTCTTTGACAGCATCAGGGATTTTGACGCCCGGCACCCGGACCTTGACCGGCTCACGGAAGAGCTGAAGCCCCTTGCCGGTTTCTTTGGGCGCCTCTTTGCCTCCGGAGACAAAAAGAAGAAGGCTCTGGCGGCCGGGGAGGCTCTGTCCGGCATGGTGCAGGAGTGGAAGGAACCCCGGAGCTCCAAAAACGTCTTGTCGGCCCAGAAGGCCTGGGAGATATACGAGAAAAACAGCATAGCGATATTCGGCATGCTGGAGCGGCTGCTGCCGGACCTGTTCACCGTCAGTGAAGAAGCCGGCGAGGTGTACGGCCTGCCCGAAGAGCTTGCCGAAGCGATAGCCTGCGAAGACCTGAGTCTCGAGGGTCTGGAGTGCACTCTCAGGACATATCAGGAGTGGGGCGTCAGGTATATCCTCAGGCAAAAAAGGACCCTGCTGGGAGACGAGATGGGCCTGGGCAAGACCGTGCAGGCCATAGCCGCCATGGTGTCCGTGCGCAACAGCGGCGGCTGTCATTTTCTGGTGATATGCCCGGCGGCGGTCATAGCCAACTGGACCAGAGAGATAGAAAAGTTTTCGGACATCACCGCCTACCGTATCCACGGGGCCGGCAAGGAGGAGACCATCAAAAAGTGGCGCAGCGACGGCGGCTGCGCGGTCATGAGCTACGAGGGGACCGAGATATTCACCGACGGGGACAGGACCCAGATAGACCTGCTGGTGGCGGACGAAGCCCACTACATCAAGAATCCCGAGGCCCAGCGGACTCAGCGGGCCGCAAAGCTGGCCCGCCGCGCCGGCAGGGTGCTGTTTATGACCGGCACCCCTCTGGAAAACAAGCGGGAGGAGATGGTCAGCATCATCGATATGCTGCAGCCCGAGGTCAGCCGGAGCCTCCGGCGCCCCATGTCTCCCCGGGAGTTCCGGGAAGCCGTGATACCCGTGTATTACAGGCGCAAGAGAGAGCAGGTGCTGGGAGAGCTGCCGGAGCTGACGGACGCCAAGTCCTGGGATGATATGAATCCCGAGGATACGGAGGCCTACAAGAGGGCTCTTGCCGGCGGGAACTTCCACGACGTGAGGCGTGTTTCCTGGATAACGGAGGACATGACCCGGTCCTCCAAGGCTCAAAGGCTTCAGGAGATCATAGAGAATGCCCGGGCCCAGCAGCGGAAGCTGATAGTCTTTTCCTGCTATCTCAAGACTCTGGAAAGGGTGACGGCCCTGCCCGGCGTGGATTTTATGCCCGCCATCACGGGCTCTCTGCCTCCACAGAAGCGGCAGGCTATCATAGACGACTTTGAAAAGGCTCCCGCGGGGACCGTGCTCCCTGCCCAGATACAGGCGGGAGGGACCGGCCTCAACATACAGGCTGCCAGCGTGGTGGTGCTGTGCGAGCCCCAGCTGAAGCCCTCCATAGAAAACCAGGCCATCTCCAGAGCCTACCGCATGGGCCAGACCCGCAACGTGCTGGTGTACCGCCTGCTGTGCGAGGACACCATTGACGAGCAGATACTGGACCTGCTCAAGGAAAAACAAAATATATTCGATCAGGTGGCGGACGTGTCCGAGGCTGCCGGCAAGGACCCTCAGATGGTGAGTCTGCTGAAAGCCGAGCAGGAACGCTACGCCTGATATACGGAGGAAAGATATGCGTTATTTGACCCTATGCGCGCTGGTCGCGCTGTGCCTTGGGGCCTGTTGCTTTGCCCAGGATGGAGACAGATTTGCCGATGACACCGTGTGGTACGACGCGGCAAAGGCTCCCATGACTCTTTGCGGAGTGCTGGCTCCCACGGAAAAGGAGCCCTATTACCACCGGCTGCCCGCAGAGGTCGCCGAGAGCACTTCCGAGGCAGTGGCCCGGCTGAGCTGCCAGACGGCGGGAGGCAGGGTGCGTTTTTATACGGACTCGCCCTACATCACCATCCACGCCTCCTTTTGGGTCTGCGACCCCCTCCTGAATCTCACCCAGATATCCTCCGCCGGCTTTGGCATATACACCCAAAAGGGCCGGGGCCCCGAAAAGTACCTGGCCAAGGTGGTGGCCGGCATGGGGCATTATGACGACAACGAATGGACCGTGTATCTCTCGGGAGAGGGGGAGACGGTCACCATATACCTGCCTCTCTACGGAGGCGTCAGAGACCTCTCTGTGGGAGTCAAGACGGGCTCTCTGGTCCGGGAGGCTCCGGGGTACCGCATAGACAAGCCGGTGGTATTCTACGGCTCCTCCATCACCCAGGGCGGGTGCGCCACCCGTCCCGGCAACAGCTATCAGGGCATGATGGCCCGCTCCATGAGTATGGACTACGTCAATCTGGGCTTTTCCGGAGCAGGCAAGGGCGAGCAGTCCATGGCGAATTATATAGCGGGGCTGGAGCTGAGCGCCTTTGTGCTGGACTACGACCACAATGCCCCCACTCCGGAGCACCTGCGGGCCACCCACTACAACTTTTATGAGACCGTGCGCCGGCAGCATCCCGACGCGCCCATCCTCATGGTGTCCCGGCCGGTCATTGACCCTTCTCCCGAAGAGGTCGAAAGAAGGAACATCATCAGAGAGTCCTGGCAGAAGGCCAGGCTGGCCGGCGACAAAAACGTGTATTTCATAGACGGCTCCAAATTCATGACGGGCTACGCGGCGGACTGCTGGTCCGTGGACGGCTCCCATCCCAACGAGCTGGGCTTTTCGCTGATGGCACGGGCCATGGAAAAGGTGCTGAAGCCCGCTCTGAAAAAATAGACACCGGAGGAACTGTATGCTGCATCTCTTTTTGATATCCCTTATGACTCTGGCCCTGGCCTCTGTTTGCCGGGCCGTCCGATACGAGTCCTCCGTCCTGAAGGAGGACATAGATTGGTATGACGCCACGGAGAGCCCCATGACCCTTTGCGGTGTGCTGCCCCCTGACGACAAGGAAGATTATTACCACAGGATGCCGCTGGAGGTGGCCCGCAAGGCCTCCGAGGACGTGGTGAGCATGTGCCGGCAGACTGCCGGAGGCAGAGTGCGCCTTGTGACGGATTCGCCCTTTGTGGCGATCCATGCGGACCTGTGGCACAATTATCAGTATCCCAATCTCACCCACATTGCCTCCGCCGGCTTTGGCATATACGCCGGAGAGACAAAGGAGGAATACGCCGGCGTGGCTGTTGCCCCCATAGACAACAACGAGGGCAACGACTGGCAGGTGCCCCTGCCCGCCGGGACCAAAAGAGTCACCGTGTGCATGCCTCTCTACGGAGGAGTGAAGACCCTGTATATAGGCGTCCGGCGGGGCTCCCTGCTGAAGAAGGCTCCCCGGTACCGGTATGACAAGCCGGTGGTGTTTTACGGCTCCTCCATCACCCAGGGCGGGTGCGCCTCCCGCCCCGGCAACAGCTATCAGGGCATGATGTCTCTGTCCATGGATATGAATTACGTCAATCTGGGCTTCTCCGGCTGCGGCAGGGGAGAGCAGTGCGTGGCGGAGTATATCGCCGGGCTGGACATGAGCGCCTTTGTGCTGGACTATGACCACAACGCCCACACCCCCGAGCACCTGCGGGCCACCCACTATCCCTTTTTTGAAACGGTGCGCCGCAGACATCCGGAGCTGCCCGTCATCATGGTGTCCCGGCCGGTCCTCAGACCCACTGCCGAAGAGCTGGAGAGGATAGCCATCATCCGGGAGTCCTGCTGCAGGGCCCGTCTGGGCGGCGACAACAACGTGTATTTTGTGGACGGCTCCTGCTTTATGAGAGGCTATGCGGCGGACGCCTGGTCCGTGGACGGCTGTCACCCCAACGATCTGGGCTTTGCGCAGATGGCGCAGGTGCTGGAAAACGTCCTGAGGCTGGTCCTGAAGCCGGACGGCGCATAGCGCAGGTTGATTTTTTCTCCGAAAAGTGGTATAATTTTAATGTTTTTCGCGTTGCGAGCCAATATTGGAATATCCGTGTTGCCGGAGGATAAGCTCCGGAATAGTCTGAAAATAGTCTGAAATATGTTATTCAAAGATTACAAATCCTTATCCGAGTCCAATCTCAACAGAGCCGTGATAGCTCTTGCAGCCTGCTGGGTGGTGCTGCTGGTGGTTTTCGGCATCGGCACCATCAGGGTGGCCGGCTATGCCTCCAAGGCCGAAAAGCAGGTGTACAACCTGTCCGAGATGTCCAACGCCGCCTCTATGCTCATGCAGGGCTCAGCCGTGCTCACAGAGCATGCGAGGCTGTTCGTCATCACAGGCAACAGAGATTATATGGACGCATACTTCAAGGAGGCGGAGGAGGATCAGCACAGAGACAAGGCTCTGGCCATAGTCCGCAAGCAAAACGATCCCAAGCTGGACAACATCTTTCTGGAAGGCCTCAACGCTTCCCGGGAGCTCATGCAGACGGAGTATCACGCCATGAAGCTGGCCTGCCAGGCCTACGGCATCTTCGGCGTTCCCAGGGAAGTGGCGGATTATCCCCTGACCATGAGCGAGATGAGCATGAGCTTTGACGCAAAGAAGGCCATGGCAGTGGACCTGCTCTTCAACAAGGAGTATTCCGCCGCCAAGCTGACCATCACCAATGCGGCTACCGAGTATTCCCGTATGGCGGGCACCCAGTCGGAGAGCTCCGTGTGGTACAACGTGCACCGGCTGAACAGAAACATCATGCTCATGCGCCTGGGTCTTTGCGCCTCCATGGCCGTATTCGTGGGCTTTATGTTCGTGTATCTGATCCTGGGCCATCACAGGCAGAGCCAGGCCAAGAGGCTGAAGGAGATCACCGCCAAGTCCAAGGAACAGGAGCGCAGCATCATCAGCGACCATCTGACCCAGCTGCCCAACAGACTGGGACTGTCGGAGTTCCTGAGCCCCAAGCTGGCCAACCTTTCCAAGGAAACGGATCTCTATGCCGCCTATCTGGACATAGACTTTTTCAAGTCCATCAATGACACCTACGGCCATCTGGAAGGGGACGGAGTCCTCTGCAGGGTGGCGGACGTGTTCCGCAAGGTGTGCGGCGAATACGACGCCTTTTGCGCCAGGATAGGCGGAGACGAATTTGTGTTCGTGTTCAGGGCTGCGGACAACGCGGAGGCGGAGCTCTTCAGATTCAGAGTCAAGGACGCAGTGTCCGCATCCAACGAAGGCCAAAAGATCAAGGTGAGCATATCCATGGGCTACACCCGCTGCGATACGGGAGAGCTGACGGAGATACTCCGCAAGGCGGACGAGATGCTCTACGAGGACAAGAAGAACAAGCATATGAACGTGACCCATTAGAGGCGCGATATAAGCGGCGGGAATACCCGCCGTTTTTTTCGGCTGAGCGCGCCCCTTGCCGGCCTCTTGCGAGAGAGCAGGAAGCCCCGTTTTTTGCGAGGCTTTTGTCGGCTGTCCGCTGTTGAAAGGGGCGCTTTTGATGTGTTATAATATATCTATCAAATACAGGACGGAGACCCTATGGCAAGAATAATCAGCGACAAACCCCTCGAATATATTCACCCTGACCTCAATTCTGCAGAAGGCCTTATTCTTGACGTGTTGTCCCGGCTTCCTGGCGATTATGCCGTCATTACCCCCGACGCTGTCAAATGGTCTTATTTCGGAAAAGAAACAACGGGCGAAAGAGTATTTGTTCTGCTGCACCTGTCCGGAAGCATGCTGCTGATTTACCCTTCGGGCCTGAAAAGCGCCGAGTTCCGATCCAATGCCTGGCATGCAGGAGAGGATGCTCCTGCCGGCGCCGACAAAGCCATAAGCAAAGCAGAAAAACATCTGAAAACGATCCGCGACTCATTTGCCAGCAAACTTTCCGGCAGCAACGCCGAAAAAAATCTGCTTGCAGAGCGGATCCACATGTGCATATGGTTCCCCTTTGCGGATAGTATCGATTACGCCGAGAACCACACGGCAGGCATCAGGCTTTTGTGCGGCGCCGAATACGCAGGGATCAGTAAATATATAGATGAACATACACGGAAAAGAGCAAACAGCTATCCCTTATTCCTTTCCCGCTGGAATGCCCTTGCGTCTGCAATATGCCTGGAGGGGGCAGCTGAGTCGAACAAGGCTTTTGAACAATATGTTGATAAGCTGAAAAGGTTTCGGGCGTCGTCGTTGGACAACTTCACCGGGACAAAGTCTTTCGCTGTATGCGGCGGAGATGATTCCGGCAGGGAAGAGTTTGCCGCTGCGCTCATAGGCAGTATGGAGCACCCGCTTCTCGTATCCCGGGGAGAGCCTTCCTTTGACCGGGGCAGCGCCCTGGTCTGCTCTATGGAGCAGGCGCTTGACGCTGCAGAGAAGTGCGATATATTGGTATGGAACGCCGGTGATTATACCCCGGATGACCTTCGGAAGCTGAAGGACAAGCCGGATCGGGGTATTTTTGCAGTCTTTTATTCTGCCGGCAGTCCGGCTGCCCGGTGGGCCGACGGCTGTGAGGATCTGTGTCACCTGACCTTTGCGGAGCCGCTGGCCTGCAACCGATCGATATTGCGGACGGCAAACAGCCTTTATCCAGCCGACAGAGAGCTCCTTTGGAACACGGAGGAAGGACAGAAGCCCAAGCTGCACCTGCTTACCCGCGCGGTTACCGGAGCCCTGTCTGCCGATGACAAGCGTGCAGCGGAATACAGGATCGTCGAAATACTCCAAAAGCATAAATATGCCACTGGGGACAGCGCGGCTGTTGTCCGTATGTCAATGAGCGGACAGGCGGCAGGAGGCGGTATGTCCTTTATGTATCGGTCGCAGGAAAACGGTGAGGAGACCCGGATCCCTGTCATTTCCCCTGACGCTAAGGACCGGTATGAATGCGTGATCCTCACTGACGTGAGACCGGAGCACTTTGAGGGAGAAAGCCCTCTGCTGTCCCGGGCGACGCTGCGGGGCCTGAGGTTCGTCCATATGATCATGCTGCTGACGGAGGCAGAACAAAAGGAGCTGTTTGCCAAATATGGGGGCAGCCCCGGTGCCTTCCGTGGTGCAATGGAGGAGCAATACGGAATACAAACTTATACGAGCAGCGGCTGGCTGAAGGATAATGATCTGATTAACAGCGCAGGGATCATATACGGCGATTTCAAAAAAGGTGACGCTGCGCTGGCCGAGAAGATCCTCGATCTCAGGAATGAGCCCGGCGGAGAGCTCACCGTCTTTGTGCTGAATCCGCGCCGCGAAGCCTTGATAGAAAAACTGAAGAAACATGGGATAAGCGCAATTGCGTGGAAGGATATAGAGGACAGGCTGGAGAAAGGCGGGCAGCTGAAGCATGTGGCGATCACCGACTTTTCGCCGGTCACTCTGCAAAAGCCTGAAAACGGTCATATTCTCTTTTCCCTTTTCCGACGGGCCTACAAAGCGTTCCTGCTGTCGGACCGGCAGCATAAAAGAGAGCTTGATGCCCTGTGGGAGCCTGAAGGAGCAGAAAGATGAAAGAATGCGATCTCGTTTCAAATCTGGATTTTAACAAAAGCCGTGCCGAAGAACTGCTGTTCTATGCTTTCAAGAATGACGTTGCCGACAGGGGCTGGTTTATCGTTCACTCTCTTCTCCTGAAGGAGGGCGAGTCGGATTTTCTCATTCTGGATAAGGATATGGGCATACTGCTTGTCGAGACCAAGTCGGGCTGCTACCACTCGAGAGACGGCAAGATCTTCTGCGCAAATGACAGAGACACCATAGATCCACTGGAGCAGCTGGACAGATGCAAAAGGTCTGTGGGATCGTATCTGAAAGGGCTGAGAAAGCATAATATCATAGGCGAAAACGAAAAGGTGGAGATCCACCGCTGCGTGTGGATGCCGGACTCAGAGCCCCTGACAGACATTGACGAAGGTGGCGCTGTCTGGATGTATATGCCTTTGCTTGATTATAACCCCCGCAAAAGCAACGATATCCGTCGCAAAGCAGTTGGCGATCAAAAAGTGCAGTTTGAGTTATATGACAGGTGGCGAAAATTGGTGACACCCGGGGGGACCTGTCTGTCGGAGGAATCCTTTGAAACGCTGAAAAGGAAGTTCAACCCCCATCGTTTGGTAGGACAAAGCGCAAACTGGATACGGAAGAGAAAGACATCGGTGTCTGAGGATCTGTGCCGCAGTCAGAATGCCTTGCTGGGTATGCTTGCGCATCAACGGAAGGCTA
This genomic window from Abditibacteriota bacterium contains:
- a CDS encoding right-handed parallel beta-helix repeat-containing protein, with protein sequence MKIAILIFVVLLTGVCFAQEKRPEPREFTVSNAAELAEAVKEMPWTGGRIRLGPGEYRVADTLYFRGTCFLTIEGAGASTVIRKEGPGDLMQFEGNCWHDTIRDLTLEGDPAAEVSSGIVFVPDGKGDHCGSVTIRDCRIMGFAQSGVRFEGSPSKPQSSNVISGCLFQNNKSHQLYMKASNDFHIVQNQFGASPGVLPLSGCFLDGCSAGTYSMNYHWDNVKGLIAGAGSNYNRIENNRFEESAACGLQIGDSGGEASYNIIIGNTIHTNSKNNYGAYNQVEAMNANNTTFTGNQIFSWNHMTTASRNSLFLSDTCKEWIIKDNIFRHFTERAIVYDKNGKHIIKDNITGESVER
- a CDS encoding lipopolysaccharide biosynthesis protein, yielding MKDIKGKAKSGFLYKFAERAGAQGTSFVISMILARLLLPEEYGIVAMVLVFISICDVFVASGFGKSLIANKNSDYLDFSTCLWFSLGLSVVIYTLVWFSAPLIAAFYHESMLVPVVRVMALRLPVTSLACVQESYTSKNMLFRKFFFSTLTGTLASGVISITMAYMGCGIWALVAQNISREVINALVLWIIVGWRPRAVFSFARLKKIYDFGWKILVIGLIDTIHSQLRNLIIGKRYTAEDLAFYSKGHQFPHTGIMFIEPTISGVLFPALSQVQDDKDQMRDITRRITRVSSYVVFPVMLGLAAMAEPLIRVILTDKWLESAVYLQITCLALLFRPLQFVNNSVIMASGNSALLLKLDILKKAVSILLLGVSMFFGVIWVAWSLVGANLFAALVNIAPNRKILAYGYIDQFGDVCRSLFMALVMGGCMRLILFAGLAGWQTLLLQAFCGVGIYMLLTRLFREDSLAYIIKTLGDLARGKRTGREKGEEI
- a CDS encoding DEAD/DEAH box helicase; translated protein: MSFDTKDAAALYREARSLSERLGQVRQEEAKARQAIVSAAEKAIKPEIEQGLRDTPVTALQDEVVGWKPELLPDRYTNYQELKRDMAGSLKMYLKPEPLAAVKKAVEDKERELRGRAVPRIDAEKKDPMSALLMMAAVNYYNDRALFDSIRDFDARHPDLDRLTEELKPLAGFFGRLFASGDKKKKALAAGEALSGMVQEWKEPRSSKNVLSAQKAWEIYEKNSIAIFGMLERLLPDLFTVSEEAGEVYGLPEELAEAIACEDLSLEGLECTLRTYQEWGVRYILRQKRTLLGDEMGLGKTVQAIAAMVSVRNSGGCHFLVICPAAVIANWTREIEKFSDITAYRIHGAGKEETIKKWRSDGGCAVMSYEGTEIFTDGDRTQIDLLVADEAHYIKNPEAQRTQRAAKLARRAGRVLFMTGTPLENKREEMVSIIDMLQPEVSRSLRRPMSPREFREAVIPVYYRRKREQVLGELPELTDAKSWDDMNPEDTEAYKRALAGGNFHDVRRVSWITEDMTRSSKAQRLQEIIENARAQQRKLIVFSCYLKTLERVTALPGVDFMPAITGSLPPQKRQAIIDDFEKAPAGTVLPAQIQAGGTGLNIQAASVVVLCEPQLKPSIENQAISRAYRMGQTRNVLVYRLLCEDTIDEQILDLLKEKQNIFDQVADVSEAAGKDPQMVSLLKAEQERYA
- a CDS encoding GGDEF domain-containing protein gives rise to the protein MLFKDYKSLSESNLNRAVIALAACWVVLLVVFGIGTIRVAGYASKAEKQVYNLSEMSNAASMLMQGSAVLTEHARLFVITGNRDYMDAYFKEAEEDQHRDKALAIVRKQNDPKLDNIFLEGLNASRELMQTEYHAMKLACQAYGIFGVPREVADYPLTMSEMSMSFDAKKAMAVDLLFNKEYSAAKLTITNAATEYSRMAGTQSESSVWYNVHRLNRNIMLMRLGLCASMAVFVGFMFVYLILGHHRQSQAKRLKEITAKSKEQERSIISDHLTQLPNRLGLSEFLSPKLANLSKETDLYAAYLDIDFFKSINDTYGHLEGDGVLCRVADVFRKVCGEYDAFCARIGGDEFVFVFRAADNAEAELFRFRVKDAVSASNEGQKIKVSISMGYTRCDTGELTEILRKADEMLYEDKKNKHMNVTH